One Glycine max cultivar Williams 82 chromosome 6, Glycine_max_v4.0, whole genome shotgun sequence DNA segment encodes these proteins:
- the LOC100787271 gene encoding protein ZW2, whose translation MVLSHYQQFMEEKSNVANDDVYLLFSPPWLSAYERALLWIGDYKPSLIHRLVDGAVKGLTAEQRGRVERTRDKTKRAERELTEAVASVQESMASRRMLELTRVVDGEIMEQERRLRGSGRRLRRFWREPMSFARWP comes from the coding sequence ATGGTCCTCTCTCACTACCAGCAATTTATGGAAGAGAAATCCAACGTGGCAAACGACGACGTTTACCTTCTCTTTTCTCCACCCTGGCTTTCCGCGTACGAAAGGGCTCTCCTCTGGATTGGGGACTACAAGCCCTCTCTAATTCACCGTTTAGTAGACGGCGCCGTGAAGGGGTTAACGGCGGAGCAGAGGGGGAGGGTGGAGAGAACGAGGGACAAGACGAAGAGGGCGGAGAGGGAGCTGACGGAGGCAGTAGCTTCAGTTCAAGAGAGCATGGCGAGTCGGCGGATGCTGGAACTGACGAGGGTGGTTGACGGCGAGATAATGGAGCAGGAGCGGCGCTTGAGGGGCTCGGGAAGGCGCTTGAGAAGGTTCTGGAGAGAGCCGATGAGCTTCGCGCGTTGGCCATGA